A window of the Eretmochelys imbricata isolate rEreImb1 chromosome 7, rEreImb1.hap1, whole genome shotgun sequence genome harbors these coding sequences:
- the TMEM223 gene encoding transmembrane protein 223: MAGAGQLRLWGLRCCTWGTGGPWARLSGARGLAGPARGASPLDTHVPRDLLLFRHERGRFFRLLGLFCAGQFAFWAYLAHFAFSALRPAGRPAGRPAASARPAPTLPGGASINPASNKWRYGFTVSCLTVGSLIVAASFMYSRRSVWQVVLRQGGRDVTLSTYYPFGLSSSFTVPLRQVSCMAHRSEVPAMIPLKVKGRPFYFLLDKQGQVYNPQLFDLTVGAYRKL, encoded by the exons ATGGCGGGGGCCGGGCAGCTGCGGCTGTGGGGACTGCGCTGCTGCACGTGGGGAACGGGGGGCCCCTGGGCCCGGCTCAGCGGTGCGCGGGGCTTGGCAGGCCCAGCGCGCGGGGCGTCCCCCCTGGACACGCACGTGCCCCGGGACCTGCTGCTGTTCCGGCACGAGCGGGGCCGCTTCTTCCGCCTGCTCGGGCTGTTCTGCGCGGGGCAGTTCGCGTTCTGGGCGTACCTGGCGCACTTCGCCTTCAGCGCGCTGCGGCCCGCGGGGCGGCCCGCGGGGCGGCCCGCGGCCAGCGCCCGGCCCGCGCCCACGCTGCCCGGTGGGGCCTCGATCAACCCGGCCTCCAACAAGTGGCGCTACGGATTCACCGTGTCCTGTTTGACCGTGG gttCACTGATCGTGGCTGCCAGCTTCATGTATTCACGCCGCTCGGTGTGGCAGGTTGTGCTGCGCCAGGGGGGACGGGATGTGACCCTCAGCACCTACTACCCCTTCGGGCTGAGCTCGTCTTTCACAGTGCCCCTGCGCCAGGTCTCCTGCATGGCCCATCGTTCTGAGGTGCCTGCCATGATTCCTCTCAAGGTCAAGGGGCGGCCCTTTTACTTCCTGCTGGACAAGCAGGGCCAGGTCTACAACCCCCAGCTTTTTGACCTCACCGTGGGGGCTTACAGGAAGCTCTGA
- the NXF1 gene encoding nuclear RNA export factor 1: protein MAEEGKGGYSEHDDRVGGTGGGGGFAGRRRKGRGPFRGKMYSEGNHRSWNRGVAGPSPSGQLDEGDGDVPMSDAHDSLRTRYAPYGPRLNRRGDDWHSRGRGSATNIHVTVKRDLTPQDRSGSASRNSSRRRWYKVTIPYGKKYDKSWLLSSLQNLSSVPFTPVEFHYDQSRAYFYIEDMTTANALKQLSRKITDRDNYKVVLIVNHSSPPQSVQKELKPEEIEQLKVTMSKRYDGSQQALDLKNLRTDPDLVAQNIDVVLNRRNCMQAVLQIIEENIPELLSLNLTSNKLYQLDDLAELAQKATNLKILNLTRNELKSECELDKVKGLKLEELWLDGNPLCNNFRDQSSYVSSIRLRFPKLLRLDGHELPPPIVFDVEAPTTLPPCKGSYFGSDDLKVLVLRFLQQYYSVYDSGDRQGLLDAYHDGACCSLSIPFLSQNPSRSILSEYFKGSRNVKKLKDPTLRFKLLKHTRLNVVAFLNELPKTQHDINSFVVDVCAQTNTLLCFAVHGVFKEVDGKSRDVVRGFTRMFIAVPAGITGLCIVNDQLFVRKANTEEIRKAFVMPAPTPSSSPVPTLSAEQQEMLQAFAMQSGMNVEWSQKCLQDNDWDYSQAAQVFTQLKTEGKIPDVAFLK from the exons ATGGcggaggaagggaaaggggggtacagtg AACATGATGACCGTGTGGGCGgcacaggtggtggtgggggctttgctgggaggaggaggaaaggtcGGGGACCGTTCCGAGGCAAGATGTACAGTGAGGGGAACCACCGCTCGTGGAACCGGGGTGTAGCAGGTCCCAGCCCTTCTGGTCAGCTGGATGAGGGAGATGGAGATGTTCCCATGAGCGATGCCCATGACAGTCTTCGAACCAGATA CGCTCCCTATGGGCCACGGCTGAATAGGCGAGGTGATGACTGGCACAGCCGGGGCCGGGGAAGTGCCACCAACATCCATGTCACGGTGAAACGAGATCTCACGCCCCAGGACCGGAGTGGCAGTGCCAGCCGCAACAGCAGCCGGAGGAGGTGGTACAAGGTCACA ATTCCCTATGGAAAGAAGTATGACAAGTCATGGCTTCTGAGCTCGCTCCAGAACTTGTCCAGTGTCCCTTTTACTCCAGTGGAG TTCCACTACGACCAAAGCCGGGCCTACTTCTATATTGAGGACATGACGACAGCCAATGCGCTCAAGCAGCTGTCCCGCAAGATCACAGATCGAGACAATTACAAG GTGGTGCTAATTGTCAACCACTCATCTCCACCCCAGTCTGTCCAGAAGGAGCTGAAGCCAGAGGAGATTGAGCAGCTGAAA GTCACCATGAGTAAGAGATATGATGGGTCCCAGCAGGCCCTGGACCTGAAGAACCTTCGCACGGACCCAG ACCTGGTGGCACAGAACATTGATGTGGTGCTGAACCGGCGGAACTGCATGCAGGCTGTGCTGCAGATCATTGAAGAGAACATcccggag CTGCTCTCACTGAATCTCACCAGCAACAAGCTGTACCAGTTGGATGACCTGGCAGAGCTGGCCCAGAAAGCCACCAATCTCAAGATCCTCAATCTGACCCGCAATGAG CTGAAGTCTGAGTGCGAGCTGGACAAGGTGAAGGGGCTCAAGCTGGAGGAGTTATGGTTGGATGGAAACCCTCTGTGCAACAATTTCCGGGACCAATCCAGCTACGTCAG CTCCATCCGACTGCGGTTCCCGAAGCTTCTGCGCTTG GACGGCCATGAGCTCCCCCCTCCTATTGTCTTTGATGTGGAAGCAcccaccaccctccccccctgcaag GGCAGCTACTTCGGCTCGGATGACCTCAAGGTGCTGGTGCTGCGCTTCCTGCAGCA GTATTACTCTGTATATGACTCTGGCGACAGGCAGGGGCTGCTGGATGCCTATCACGATGGGGCCTGCTGTTCCCTCAGCATCCCATTCCTCTCGCAGAACCCCTCCAG GAGCATCCTGAGTGAATACTTCAAGGGCAGCAGGAATGTGAAGAAACTCAAGGACCCCA ccctgCGCTTCAAACTGCTCAAGCATACGAGGCTGAACGTGGTGGCCTTCCTCAACGAGCTGCCCAAGACCCAGCATGACATTAACTCCTTTGTGGTGGATGTCTGTGCACAGACG AACACCCTGCTGTGCTTTGCTGTCCATGGAGTCTTCAAGGAAG tGGATGGCAAGTCCCGGGATGTGGTGAGAGGCTTCACCCGTATGTTCATTGCTGTGCCGGCTGGTATCACAGG GCTGTGCATCGTGAACGACCAGCTGTTTGTGCGCAAAGCGAATACGGAAGAGATCCGCAAGGCCTTCGTGATGCCAGCACCCACGCCCTCATCCAGCCCTGTGCCCACGCTGTCAGCTGAGCAGCAGGAGATGCTACAGGCCTTCGCCATGCAGTCTGGCATGAATGTTGAGTGGTCCCAAAA GTGCCTCCAGGACAATGACTGGGACTACAGCCAGGCAGCCCAGGTTTTCACCCAGCTCAAG ACGGAGGGGAAGATCCCAGACGTGGCATTTCTCAAGTGA